The Leptospira terpstrae serovar Hualin str. LT 11-33 = ATCC 700639 genome includes a region encoding these proteins:
- a CDS encoding adenylate/guanylate cyclase domain-containing protein has translation MIYLLFGIGLLFVSILYWIFALYKQKEERDNTITVYQAELNLLKEDLLKKEKELINTKSISEEFSDKLVDSYSQLSDLDGLLREINSASDLKDILKILGRYIREKFKVPHYLLYVYKEEEEALEFFHSNFPEELTEKVKEEIMGRKIPVSDSFVTMYAHAYVRKRKRSFYIQDFESYKTEGVELANKQSANLKSLLIVPLYLRNKFIGTLDLLDYSGIFELTEQQLNQIKIIADYIAGTIETGYLLNELKQGNITIQREKENIEINRLKLENLHRFNRKINSFSQIEDITREVFTYLKTNHRVELGFILLVDPKTNALVPLMEGAEVFNKGLLVSNFLRTFRPVLSPNIGSLFRTYEKQKPVYLKKSIKWKQLSAIDTSIVDSFKLELFGQIPLVVQGQTIGIICVTRLTREQDWTKDEFSEITSFCEQVAGAIHNANLRRDLENEREKTLHFIRNILPGDLADELIERGEVAPMEYESVSILFTDFKNFTMAAESLSPEDLIEQLDGCFSQFDDIAVRHNFEKLKTIGDSYMAAGGIPQGNFTHPVDACLFAMEIKSFMTQIRSFKQMLGQEFWEIRIGIHTGPVVAGVVGKTKFAYDVWGDTVNTASRMESSGDAGEINLSETTYDKVKRFFECEYRGKIKAKNKGELGMYFLKRLRPEFSRDVEGMVPNQIFLDLYKNLQIGAKIIYRQTGS, from the coding sequence ATGATCTACCTACTTTTTGGAATTGGCCTTCTTTTTGTAAGTATATTGTATTGGATATTTGCTCTGTACAAACAAAAGGAAGAAAGAGACAATACAATCACAGTATACCAGGCCGAATTGAATTTACTCAAAGAAGACCTTCTCAAAAAAGAAAAAGAACTGATAAATACAAAATCTATTTCAGAAGAGTTTTCTGACAAACTGGTAGATTCCTATTCCCAACTCTCTGATTTAGATGGCTTACTAAGGGAAATCAATTCCGCTTCAGACTTAAAAGATATTCTAAAAATTTTAGGTCGATATATTAGAGAAAAATTCAAAGTCCCCCACTACCTTTTGTATGTTTATAAAGAAGAGGAAGAAGCCTTAGAATTCTTTCATAGTAATTTTCCGGAAGAACTGACAGAAAAAGTAAAGGAAGAAATTATGGGACGGAAAATTCCTGTTTCCGATTCTTTTGTAACTATGTATGCACATGCCTACGTTCGCAAACGTAAAAGAAGTTTTTATATTCAAGATTTTGAATCGTACAAGACAGAAGGTGTCGAACTTGCAAACAAACAATCAGCTAATTTAAAATCTCTTTTGATTGTTCCCCTATACTTACGTAACAAATTTATCGGAACATTAGATTTATTGGATTATTCGGGAATTTTTGAACTCACCGAACAACAATTAAATCAGATTAAAATAATTGCCGATTACATAGCAGGAACCATTGAAACTGGATATCTACTCAACGAACTCAAACAGGGAAACATTACAATCCAAAGAGAAAAGGAAAATATCGAAATCAATCGATTGAAGTTAGAAAATTTACACCGATTCAATCGCAAAATAAACTCATTTTCACAAATTGAAGATATCACGAGAGAGGTATTTACTTATCTAAAAACCAACCATCGTGTGGAATTAGGATTCATCCTTCTAGTAGATCCTAAAACGAATGCTCTTGTTCCTCTTATGGAAGGTGCAGAAGTTTTTAACAAAGGACTTCTAGTAAGTAATTTCCTTAGAACCTTTCGGCCAGTTTTATCACCAAACATAGGTTCACTTTTCAGAACCTATGAAAAACAAAAACCTGTTTACTTAAAAAAATCGATCAAATGGAAACAATTGTCTGCGATTGACACATCCATTGTAGATAGTTTCAAACTAGAATTATTTGGACAAATCCCACTCGTTGTCCAAGGGCAAACGATTGGCATTATTTGTGTCACTCGACTTACAAGAGAACAAGACTGGACCAAAGACGAATTCTCAGAAATTACTTCATTTTGTGAACAAGTAGCAGGTGCAATTCACAATGCTAACCTTAGGCGAGATTTAGAAAATGAAAGAGAAAAAACTCTTCATTTCATTCGAAACATTTTGCCAGGAGATTTAGCTGACGAATTGATTGAAAGAGGAGAAGTGGCACCTATGGAATACGAATCGGTAAGTATCCTATTTACCGATTTCAAAAACTTCACAATGGCTGCGGAATCTCTTTCTCCTGAAGATCTTATCGAACAATTAGATGGATGTTTCTCTCAATTCGATGATATCGCGGTAAGGCACAATTTTGAAAAATTAAAAACCATTGGCGACTCTTATATGGCAGCCGGTGGAATCCCGCAAGGGAATTTCACGCACCCAGTGGATGCTTGCCTCTTTGCTATGGAAATCAAATCCTTTATGACACAAATCAGGTCCTTCAAACAAATGTTAGGTCAAGAATTCTGGGAAATCAGAATTGGTATTCATACGGGACCTGTAGTTGCAGGTGTTGTTGGTAAAACAAAATTTGCTTACGATGTTTGGGGAGATACAGTCAACACAGCAAGTCGAATGGAAAGTTCAGGTGATGCAGGCGAAATCAATTTATCAGAAACCACTTACGATAAGGTAAAACGTTTTTTTGAATGTGAATACCGCGGAAAGATAAAAGCCAAAAACAAGGGAGAACTTGGGATGTATTTTTTAAAGCGACTCCGTCCTGAATTTTCAAGAGATGTAGAAGGAATGGTACCCAACCAAATCTTTTTGGATTTATATAAAAATTTGCAAATCGGTGCTAAGATCATCTACCGACAAACAGGTTCTTAA
- a CDS encoding helix-turn-helix transcriptional regulator, translating to MDTRKVRILFLGFYVLSLIVWIAEEIFTLTNPPEYFDRFRIVIATVESFIALSSFLVVFILYKELKAEAVENVQAKSQIHDLKRTNRILKNPELGFWAEAKAQMEEWNLSEAETEIAILLLRGFSQKQIAAVRKKSLRTIENQTASIYEKSSMRGKLEFISYFLTPLLPEED from the coding sequence ATGGACACTCGCAAGGTAAGAATTCTTTTTTTAGGTTTTTACGTTTTATCTCTCATTGTTTGGATTGCTGAAGAAATTTTCACACTAACCAACCCACCTGAGTATTTTGATCGATTTCGAATCGTCATTGCCACTGTAGAGTCCTTCATTGCCCTTTCCTCTTTTCTTGTGGTCTTTATCCTTTACAAAGAATTAAAAGCAGAAGCTGTGGAAAACGTACAAGCCAAGTCTCAAATCCATGACCTAAAACGCACCAATCGGATCTTAAAAAATCCAGAACTGGGGTTTTGGGCCGAGGCAAAAGCCCAAATGGAAGAATGGAATTTGTCTGAAGCAGAGACGGAAATTGCGATCCTATTATTACGTGGATTTTCCCAAAAACAAATCGCGGCTGTCCGAAAAAAAAGCTTACGTACCATTGAAAATCAAACTGCTTCGATTTACGAAAAATCCTCAATGAGAGGAAAATTGGAATTTATTTCTTATTTTTTAACTCCTTTGTTACCTGAGGAAGATTAA
- a CDS encoding peptidoglycan DD-metalloendopeptidase family protein gives MKNQRILLTCIFLLFCTSSIFSQTSLEERDKQRQSGLVTANQKKQEEILQKYNDFVNRVQSKYPGLKISSSPIDLKQAEGISDHNSAPGAKDKKSKSISAVASESFYLQLEPIFHPSSRSSVKVKKGDSLEVVMVLKQDVTSKKEGSHWVLVRTKTKQEGYITQDLLSPNKPAVKSRNTEGLSLDLSSLSGRIAESPSTGYSDSKKGKDMWVEASSLNMRGEPDVNAYVVARLPKGLKVKIDTSTATEETIDGITSNWHQVSSAYGNGWVFGGYLSASEVVSYEVQPGEISYPQENPDELKTGEKRYVRSTSLRMRDEPNDYGSVITTIAGDEKIKIIDTKKEIETIGGVRSKWIYVSWNDEWEGWVFGGFVSKERGPLVDNDDISKYFQIPVDNDRYVSSNFGTRVDPVTGKVGAFHSGIDLPASIGTPIKAVSDGKVWRTITTSGGYGMLTILSHKNNIFTYYAHQNERQVKEGDSVRSGDIIGQVGNTGKSTGPHLHFEVRKGPDQQALDPDAYLPK, from the coding sequence ATGAAAAATCAGAGAATCCTTTTAACGTGTATTTTTCTATTGTTTTGTACCTCGTCAATTTTCTCTCAAACCTCACTAGAGGAAAGGGACAAACAAAGACAGTCGGGCCTTGTTACTGCGAATCAAAAAAAACAGGAAGAAATTCTTCAGAAATACAATGACTTTGTGAATCGAGTACAATCCAAATACCCTGGACTCAAAATTTCTTCCTCTCCAATCGATCTAAAACAAGCCGAAGGAATTTCGGATCATAACAGCGCACCAGGTGCCAAAGATAAAAAATCAAAATCTATTTCAGCAGTTGCTTCTGAAAGTTTTTATCTCCAACTAGAACCGATCTTTCATCCTTCTTCTCGATCCTCAGTAAAGGTAAAAAAAGGCGATTCATTAGAAGTTGTTATGGTTTTAAAACAAGATGTAACCTCCAAAAAAGAAGGATCGCATTGGGTTCTTGTTCGAACCAAAACCAAACAAGAAGGATATATCACTCAAGACTTACTTTCTCCAAACAAACCCGCAGTTAAATCCAGAAACACAGAGGGTCTTTCTTTAGATTTATCTTCTCTTTCTGGTCGAATTGCTGAATCACCTAGCACTGGTTATTCTGATTCAAAAAAAGGAAAAGATATGTGGGTGGAGGCAAGTTCTCTCAATATGAGAGGAGAACCTGATGTAAATGCCTATGTAGTAGCAAGGTTACCCAAAGGACTCAAAGTAAAAATCGATACTTCCACGGCAACAGAAGAAACCATAGATGGGATTACTTCAAATTGGCACCAAGTCTCCTCGGCTTATGGCAACGGATGGGTGTTTGGTGGATATTTAAGTGCCTCTGAAGTTGTATCATATGAGGTCCAACCAGGCGAAATCTCTTATCCCCAAGAAAATCCTGATGAACTAAAAACTGGGGAGAAACGATATGTTCGCTCCACAAGTTTACGTATGCGAGATGAACCAAATGACTATGGTTCGGTGATCACAACCATTGCCGGTGATGAAAAAATTAAAATCATAGATACAAAAAAAGAAATAGAAACCATAGGTGGAGTTCGTTCCAAATGGATCTATGTTTCTTGGAATGATGAATGGGAAGGTTGGGTGTTTGGCGGATTTGTTTCCAAAGAACGTGGCCCTCTCGTTGACAATGATGATATTTCAAAATACTTTCAGATTCCAGTAGATAACGATCGTTATGTTTCTTCCAACTTTGGAACCCGAGTGGATCCGGTGACAGGAAAAGTTGGAGCTTTCCATTCAGGAATTGATTTGCCTGCATCCATTGGTACACCCATTAAAGCAGTGAGTGACGGAAAGGTTTGGAGAACCATAACAACTAGCGGTGGTTATGGGATGCTTACCATTTTAAGCCACAAAAACAATATTTTTACCTACTATGCACACCAAAACGAACGCCAAGTAAAAGAAGGTGACAGTGTCCGATCTGGGGATATCATTGGTCAGGTAGGAAACACCGGTAAATCCACCGGCCCACATTTACATTTTGAAGTTAGGAAAGGCCCTGATCAACAAGCGTTGGATCCAGATGCTTATTTACCCAAATGA
- a CDS encoding ankyrin repeat domain-containing protein, whose product MKHNLITFSIILLLISSSSIFAQENVAETTSVTAVIPDMVQILSKGNVKEFETAITNGGDINASDESGKTLLVLAVEKNKPKHFEILLSQGADLNKRDLSGKTLLHYVVTSRFTNQIKTLVEKGADLNAYDADGNTALHVAVLKANLAVQKLLVESKADVNLRNNPRKSPLYLAFEKSKIDSITYLLQNGADINLPDLTGRTPVFVSIDQKNIKLLNLSLDSNANPNTEDTKSIRPIIFAIEKGFTQGLEILLNRGADVNAKTPDGESLLFYAVEKKNLTAVSLLLKKGLVVDSKNLAGKTLFELALQKNDSNLLKLVLDAGANPNQTLSTNKNPLEESIETSKWSVAEILIQKNADVMTPNITGYLPIHLASRKSGQKIVEELVKRNVPVDVLNQKTNETPLSLALENKQVSIAKFLLSKKANPNHKQKDGSSLIFSTIERKDAEAFKLLATAGADLQSLNEEGENLITTVCKLEIDKKEQKFADETIRLLITKGVNPNTKNKRGLSALHIALNRNRMDTMSQLITLGADPNLTDNNGLTVLHKAIQKFLTSRENIQTESYKKLVLFLVERRANINQQDKLGKTILSELAIQFDPGKSDSILELARVFVLNGGDSKIEDKTGKSPLEYAEDKKIPELIEIYRGL is encoded by the coding sequence ATGAAACATAATCTGATTACTTTTAGTATTATCCTTCTACTCATTTCTTCCAGTAGCATTTTTGCTCAAGAAAACGTAGCCGAAACAACATCGGTAACTGCTGTCATTCCCGACATGGTTCAGATTTTATCCAAAGGCAATGTAAAGGAATTTGAAACAGCCATAACAAATGGTGGTGACATCAATGCCAGTGACGAATCAGGAAAAACTCTCCTCGTCCTTGCGGTGGAAAAAAACAAACCAAAACATTTTGAAATTTTACTCAGCCAAGGGGCAGATCTCAACAAAAGAGATTTATCCGGCAAAACATTGTTACACTATGTTGTGACATCTCGTTTTACAAACCAAATCAAAACCTTAGTAGAAAAAGGTGCAGACCTCAATGCATACGATGCTGATGGTAATACAGCATTACACGTAGCCGTTCTGAAAGCAAATCTCGCCGTACAGAAGTTACTTGTAGAAAGCAAAGCAGATGTAAACTTAAGGAACAATCCAAGAAAATCACCACTTTACTTAGCATTCGAAAAATCAAAAATAGATTCCATCACCTATCTTCTTCAAAATGGGGCAGATATCAACCTTCCCGACTTAACTGGTCGGACACCTGTTTTTGTTTCTATTGATCAAAAGAATATTAAACTTTTAAACTTAAGTTTAGACTCTAATGCAAATCCAAACACGGAAGACACTAAGTCCATACGTCCAATAATATTTGCCATAGAAAAAGGATTTACACAAGGATTGGAAATTCTTTTGAACCGAGGGGCCGATGTTAATGCTAAAACTCCAGATGGTGAATCTTTACTTTTTTATGCAGTGGAAAAGAAAAACCTAACCGCAGTCAGCTTACTACTTAAAAAAGGACTGGTTGTCGATTCTAAAAATCTGGCAGGAAAAACTCTATTTGAACTTGCGTTACAAAAAAACGATTCAAATCTTTTAAAACTAGTTTTAGATGCAGGTGCCAATCCCAACCAAACTCTTTCTACAAATAAAAATCCTTTAGAAGAATCGATTGAAACATCTAAATGGTCCGTTGCTGAAATTCTTATACAGAAAAATGCAGATGTGATGACACCGAATATTACTGGATACCTTCCGATACATTTAGCTTCTAGAAAATCGGGACAAAAGATCGTAGAAGAGTTAGTGAAAAGAAATGTTCCGGTAGATGTTTTAAACCAAAAAACAAATGAAACACCACTTTCATTAGCTTTAGAAAACAAACAAGTATCCATTGCGAAGTTTCTTTTATCAAAAAAAGCGAATCCCAACCACAAACAAAAAGATGGCTCTAGTTTGATTTTTTCAACGATTGAAAGAAAAGATGCTGAGGCATTTAAACTATTAGCCACCGCAGGTGCGGATCTCCAATCCTTAAACGAAGAGGGAGAAAATTTAATCACCACTGTATGTAAGTTAGAGATAGATAAAAAAGAACAAAAATTTGCAGACGAAACAATCAGACTTTTGATCACGAAAGGTGTGAACCCGAATACAAAAAACAAACGTGGGTTAAGTGCTCTTCATATTGCACTCAATCGAAATCGTATGGATACCATGTCTCAACTCATTACCTTAGGTGCTGACCCTAACCTAACAGACAACAATGGTCTTACTGTTTTACATAAAGCGATTCAAAAGTTTTTAACCTCTAGAGAGAATATCCAAACAGAAAGTTATAAGAAATTAGTACTATTCCTAGTAGAAAGAAGAGCGAACATTAACCAACAGGATAAATTAGGGAAAACTATACTTTCCGAACTAGCAATCCAGTTTGATCCTGGTAAAAGTGATTCCATTTTGGAATTAGCTAGAGTTTTCGTTTTAAATGGCGGAGATTCTAAAATTGAAGATAAAACAGGAAAATCTCCTCTGGAATATGCGGAGGATAAGAAAATACCTGAACTGATTGAGATTTACCGCGGCCTTTAA
- a CDS encoding Crp/Fnr family transcriptional regulator yields MSIPKKDNRINIFDFVNTVPTKTFKRGEIIVREGEPSNEKMYFILSGTLSVGMGAPDQGNFHEVRKLSTGEFFGEIALISSHPRAMTVFIESDRAQLGILDKQNLTRIANSNPMFVYALLQTYVERLIEAEQKLKDLTESSDGT; encoded by the coding sequence ATGTCCATTCCTAAAAAAGATAATCGAATCAACATCTTTGACTTCGTTAATACTGTCCCTACAAAGACATTCAAACGAGGAGAAATCATAGTAAGAGAAGGTGAACCATCTAACGAAAAAATGTATTTCATTCTGAGTGGAACACTTTCGGTAGGAATGGGAGCACCCGATCAAGGAAATTTCCATGAAGTGCGTAAACTTTCTACTGGAGAATTTTTTGGCGAGATAGCTCTCATTTCAAGTCACCCAAGAGCTATGACAGTATTTATAGAATCTGACCGAGCACAACTTGGTATCTTAGACAAACAAAATTTAACACGTATCGCAAATTCAAATCCAATGTTTGTTTATGCATTATTACAAACTTATGTAGAACGTTTAATTGAAGCAGAACAAAAATTAAAAGATCTTACGGAGTCAAGTGATGGGACTTAA
- a CDS encoding Crp/Fnr family transcriptional regulator, whose amino-acid sequence MGLKESLAKLSMINIKRGEVLFKEGVPSNGAMFFLFEGQLDIYKQIEGKHAKLRSILPGEFFGEMAIINNSPRAASIVVVSETAKLGIINRTTFVQMSQESPEFLFLLLKKVIERLYETDGKIRAIKRKEDEDTMIAKVVPSSNSSEIPEGSGSATSVDPFSDNATPVGE is encoded by the coding sequence ATGGGACTTAAAGAATCTCTTGCAAAACTAAGTATGATTAACATCAAAAGAGGAGAGGTTCTCTTTAAAGAAGGAGTTCCGTCTAACGGTGCTATGTTTTTTTTGTTTGAAGGACAATTGGATATTTACAAACAAATTGAAGGCAAACATGCCAAACTTAGAAGTATCCTTCCTGGTGAGTTTTTTGGAGAGATGGCTATTATCAATAATAGTCCAAGGGCAGCATCCATTGTAGTTGTTTCGGAAACTGCAAAACTGGGAATCATCAATCGAACCACATTTGTTCAGATGAGCCAAGAAAGTCCCGAGTTTTTATTTCTTTTATTAAAAAAGGTAATCGAAAGACTTTATGAGACCGATGGAAAAATTCGTGCCATCAAACGCAAAGAAGACGAAGATACAATGATAGCTAAAGTGGTGCCAAGTTCAAATTCAAGTGAAATCCCAGAAGGTAGTGGATCTGCAACATCCGTAGACCCATTTTCAGATAACGCAACTCCTGTAGGAGAGTGA
- a CDS encoding SDR family oxidoreductase: MTVTKVALVTGASRGIGLSISQKLVSLGYKVYGVSRNPETCVYTNELFHLISCDLTNTKQLDQLLDRIPDRKEISILIHNAGLAYFAPVEELSSEKIREMISLHITAPMLLTSQLTRILKENKGRIVFIGSVAGNEISPWGNVYASLKAGIHHYARELFSELRKFGVKVHLLILDITKTDFYNHLNFEPDEDPKSYLLPNQIAEVVEELVVGDRGWVIPEIQISPELFKLKRKKQN, translated from the coding sequence GTGACAGTTACAAAGGTAGCATTAGTGACGGGAGCTTCACGCGGGATAGGACTTTCTATTTCGCAAAAGTTGGTTTCTTTAGGGTATAAGGTTTATGGAGTATCAAGAAATCCTGAAACCTGCGTTTATACCAATGAATTATTTCATTTAATATCTTGTGATCTAACCAATACCAAACAATTGGATCAGTTATTGGATCGTATACCTGATAGAAAAGAAATTAGTATACTTATACATAATGCTGGGCTTGCTTATTTTGCTCCTGTAGAGGAGTTGTCTTCAGAAAAAATTCGTGAGATGATAAGTCTCCACATAACTGCACCAATGTTACTAACTAGTCAGTTGACTCGTATTCTAAAGGAAAATAAAGGACGTATTGTATTTATAGGTTCAGTTGCAGGTAATGAAATTTCTCCTTGGGGGAATGTTTATGCATCTCTAAAAGCAGGAATCCATCATTATGCTAGAGAGTTATTTTCTGAGTTGCGAAAGTTTGGTGTTAAAGTTCATTTACTCATCCTTGATATTACAAAAACCGATTTTTATAATCACTTGAATTTTGAACCTGACGAGGATCCTAAGTCTTATTTGTTACCAAATCAAATTGCGGAGGTAGTTGAGGAATTAGTAGTGGGAGATCGTGGTTGGGTGATTCCTGAAATTCAGATTTCTCCAGAACTCTTTAAGCTAAAACGTAAAAAACAAAACTAA
- a CDS encoding alpha/beta hydrolase family esterase: MRNLYSIVLFLLVLSCMGLNRKLLQNEKLDFIEIQNNKRTYIVHYPKQWDGSPIPLLVALHGRFGSGSSMIKQTKLDLLADTKGFIVVFPDGFKRSWADGRGNTPADENQINDIAFIESMVKRLIAEGSVNPKKVFLVGHSNGGFMAQRIAAEKPELWKGVVSVAAQVSVFTLKRKSNLKTNPVSIGIIAGTDDPLVPFSGGYVRDGGEILSVNDSILRWKEWNLCNDILTTKVQTFQEGLSEIKIDFYRYEVCAENTKVGMIQLNGLGHSWPGETPMIPFIDQGKTTKVIDGSKLVWDFMESL; encoded by the coding sequence ATGAGAAACCTCTATTCAATTGTTCTTTTCTTATTGGTTTTGTCTTGTATGGGATTGAATCGAAAATTGTTGCAAAATGAAAAGTTAGACTTTATTGAAATTCAAAACAACAAAAGAACTTATATTGTCCATTACCCAAAACAATGGGATGGGTCGCCGATACCTTTGTTAGTTGCCTTACATGGTAGATTCGGATCTGGTTCTTCAATGATCAAACAAACTAAATTGGATCTCTTAGCAGATACAAAAGGTTTCATTGTTGTGTTTCCTGATGGTTTTAAAAGAAGTTGGGCTGATGGGCGAGGAAATACTCCAGCGGATGAAAACCAAATCAACGACATTGCATTCATTGAATCAATGGTGAAACGATTGATTGCAGAAGGTTCAGTTAACCCAAAGAAAGTATTTTTGGTCGGCCATTCTAACGGTGGATTTATGGCTCAACGAATTGCTGCCGAGAAACCTGAATTATGGAAAGGTGTAGTGAGTGTTGCCGCACAAGTTTCAGTTTTTACTCTCAAAAGGAAATCAAATTTAAAAACAAATCCAGTTTCAATAGGAATTATCGCTGGAACAGATGATCCGTTAGTTCCATTTAGTGGTGGTTATGTGAGAGATGGTGGTGAAATTTTATCTGTCAATGATTCTATTTTACGTTGGAAAGAGTGGAACCTTTGTAATGACATATTAACTACAAAAGTTCAAACTTTCCAAGAAGGACTTTCTGAGATAAAAATTGATTTTTATCGGTATGAGGTTTGTGCTGAAAATACAAAAGTTGGTATGATTCAATTGAATGGACTTGGTCACAGTTGGCCTGGAGAAACACCTATGATTCCTTTTATAGACCAAGGCAAAACAACAAAAGTTATTGATGGTTCTAAACTTGTTTGGGACTTTATGGAAAGTTTGTGA
- a CDS encoding DNA alkylation repair protein, which yields MEPLKEMYSREWVLGLGNHINQVDSQINPLEFQKQVFLSPWKEMELKERINRLSDVLIQYWHGPISEIYPNLLALINSLRNHGVSDFNFPYIFLNDIVTKSGLDDFEASMKALEKVTVFSSAEFAIRFFYKQHFHKTLKQMHLWSKHKEPLVRRLASEGSRPMLPWGIGIPEIKKNPEIHISILETLWDDKDEIVRRSAANHLNDISKLNPELVLDFCKSKFGKSEVLDKNLKHSLRTLLKKGNTKALGFFSYNTKWKPEKIKFSLLNKVVKIGNSLEFEISVNQTSKDKTKVRLEYKIGFLLSKGKYGYKVFQLGERMLLPNENIKITKKHSFAPITTRVYYPGTHTVSILLNGNEYKLQKFELKKG from the coding sequence ATGGAACCTTTGAAAGAAATGTACTCCCGAGAATGGGTTTTAGGTTTGGGAAATCACATAAACCAAGTGGATTCCCAAATCAATCCTTTGGAATTTCAAAAGCAGGTGTTTTTATCTCCCTGGAAAGAAATGGAGTTAAAGGAAAGAATCAATCGGCTCTCAGATGTATTGATCCAATATTGGCACGGACCAATCTCAGAGATTTATCCCAATCTACTTGCATTGATAAATTCTCTTCGAAACCACGGCGTTTCTGATTTTAATTTCCCATATATTTTTTTAAATGATATTGTCACAAAGTCAGGGTTAGATGACTTCGAAGCATCTATGAAGGCATTGGAAAAAGTAACCGTATTTTCAAGTGCCGAGTTTGCGATTCGGTTTTTTTATAAACAGCATTTTCATAAAACTTTAAAACAAATGCACCTTTGGTCAAAACATAAAGAACCATTGGTCCGAAGATTAGCAAGTGAAGGAAGTCGTCCGATGTTGCCTTGGGGGATAGGAATTCCGGAAATAAAAAAAAATCCAGAAATCCATATATCGATACTAGAAACTCTTTGGGATGATAAAGATGAGATTGTTCGTCGGAGTGCAGCAAACCATTTGAATGATATATCCAAGTTGAATCCCGAATTAGTTTTGGATTTTTGTAAGAGTAAATTTGGGAAATCTGAAGTATTGGATAAAAACTTAAAACATTCCCTACGTACACTTCTAAAAAAAGGAAATACTAAAGCCTTAGGTTTCTTTTCTTACAATACAAAGTGGAAACCTGAAAAAATCAAATTTTCATTATTAAACAAAGTAGTAAAAATCGGGAATTCACTCGAGTTCGAAATTTCAGTCAATCAAACTTCTAAAGATAAAACGAAGGTAAGGTTAGAGTATAAAATTGGTTTTTTATTATCAAAAGGTAAATATGGTTATAAAGTTTTTCAATTAGGTGAGCGAATGTTATTGCCAAACGAAAATATAAAAATCACAAAAAAACACTCTTTTGCTCCCATAACTACACGGGTTTATTATCCGGGGACACATACAGTTTCTATTTTACTGAACGGCAATGAATATAAACTACAAAAGTTTGAGTTAAAAAAAGGATAG